From Ornithodoros turicata isolate Travis unplaced genomic scaffold, ASM3712646v1 Chromosome26, whole genome shotgun sequence, a single genomic window includes:
- the LOC135373601 gene encoding uncharacterized protein LOC135373601, with product MAERVVDEVDEGQSVVYYMPHQAILRESSSTTKTRVVFDCSSSCGSTKSLNQCLEAGPNLNPDVVGLLLNFRVHKIALVADVEKAFLQITVREEDRNALRYLWYETKPEAGMPLPPVESWRMTRVPFGTTASPFLLAATLRSHFKMMEEEYPETARLLSSHMYVDDLITGANDVQEAQKIAKEATAILEQAKMRLHKWAQIIATWRESLHAESGERALGDPKDMQKVSRNIVVAGHGRFNIWHERLVESTP from the coding sequence ATGGCAGAAAGAGTGGTTGACGAAGTTGACGAAGGACAAAGCGTCGTGTACTATATGCCACATCAAGCCATTTTGAGAGAATCTAGTAGTACGACTAAGACTAGAGTGGTGTTCGATTGCTCATCCAGTTGCGGCTCAACAAAATCGCTTAACCAGTGCCTAGAAGCTGGACCGAACTTAAATCCGGACGTCGTGGGATTACTGCTGAATTTCCGGGTCCATAAGATCGCCTTGGTGGCCGATGTAGAAAAAGCCTTTTTGCAAATAACCGTGAGGGAAGAGGACAGAAACGCCTTACGGTATTTGTGGTATGAGACAAAACCAGAAGCGGGAATGCCACTACCACCGGTAGAAAGCTGGAGGATGACGAGGGTTCCCTTCGGCACGACGGCAAGCCCGTTTTTGCTCGCGGCTACTTTGCGCAGCCACTTCAAGATGATGGAAGAGGAATATCCAGAAACAGCACGACTCCTTAGTAGCCACATGTACGTGGATGATCTTATAACCGGAGCAAATGACGTACAAGAAGCACAGAAGATCGCAAAAGAAGCGACGGCGATCTTGGAACAAGCGAAAATGAGGCTGCATAAGTGGGCACAAATCATAGCGACGTGGCGCGAGTCCCTCCACGCAGAGTCGGGCGAACGAGCATTGGGTGATCCCAAAGATATGCAGAAAGTGTCTAGGAATATCGTGGTTGCCGGACACGGACGTTTTAACATTTGGCATGAGCGACTTGTGGAGTCTACACCATGA